In the genome of Candoia aspera isolate rCanAsp1 chromosome 1, rCanAsp1.hap2, whole genome shotgun sequence, one region contains:
- the LOC134504273 gene encoding olfactory receptor 5AP2-like: protein MGNSTQVTEFILTGLTVNPQVQLIHFGTFFAVYAITLVGNVSMIILIRISPQLHTPMYFFLTSLSFLDICYSSSVTPKFLSNLLKEKKIISYGGCFTQLYFYALFATTECYLLAVMAYDRYVAICNPLLYLVTMSQRKSAQLIAISYTAGIINALVHTVAASRLSFCGPNIIKNFYCEGPPLLALSCSDVSLNYLLVFVFVGFNITATSLTVLTSYTYILVTILRIHSAKSRRKAFSTCASHLMVITIFYGCSSFMYARPSSRQNYHLDQMASVFYVVVTPMLNPLIYSMRNQEVRGAFRNVLARTFHVQHI, encoded by the coding sequence ATGGGAAACAGCACACAGGTGACAGAATTCATACTCACTGGGTTGACTGTTAACCCACAAGTGCAGCTGATCCACTTTGGgactttttttgctgtttatgccATCACCCTGGTGGGAAATGTAAGCATGATTATCTTAATCAGGATCAGTCCACAGCTCCACAcaccaatgtacttcttcctcacCAGCTTATCTTTTTTGGACATTTGTTACTCATCATCTGTCACCCCAAAGTTCCTTTCCAatcttttgaaagagaagaagattatTTCCTATGGGGGTTGTTTTACTCAGCTTTACTTTTATGCTCTCTTTGCCACCACAGAGTGCTACCTCCTAGCTGtgatggcctatgaccgctacGTGGCAATCTGCAATCCTCTACTCTACTTGGTCACCATGTCCCAGAGAAAGTCTGCTCAGCTGATAGCAATTTCCTACACTGCTGGGATCATTAATGCTTTGGTGCACACAGTGGCTGCATCTAGACTGTCCTTCTGTGGCCCAAACatcattaagaatttttattgtgAGGGTCCTccccttttagctctttcctgCTCAGATGTCAGTCTTAATTATCTGCTGGTATTTGTATTTGTTGGCTTCAATATAACAGCAACAAGCCTGACTGTTCTCACTTCCTACACTTATATCCTGGTCACCATTTTAAGGATCCACTCAGCCAAGAGCCGCAGGAAAGCCTTCTCCACTTGTGCATCTCACCTCATGGTCATCACCATTTTCTATGGATGTAGTAGTTTTATGTATGCACGGCCAAGCTCTAGGCAGAATTATCACCTAGACCAAATGGCTTCTGTGTTCTATGTAGTGGTGACCCCCATGCTCAATCCATTAATCTACAGCATGAGGAACCAGGAGGTAAGGGGTGCTTTCAGAAATGTCCTAGCAAGAACATTTCATGTTCAACATATATGA